CGCCGAGCCCGTCGGCCGTATCGGCCAGCCCATCCTCGTGAAAGCAGCCGGTCAGCAGCAAACTGCCGGCAACCGCCACCGTGGCGGCCAGAAACGGCGAAAGCCCAAGCTCCACGGCGATGGCAAAGGCGAGCCCGGTGATGAGGCCAACCACTATGCCCGCGACCGGAAAGGCGCGCATGGCACGGGTGAACGTTCCATCCCTGAAGTCGGCGCCGCGCACCGGCAGGCGCGTCAGCAGGCCGAGCGCCAGGCGGCTGTCTTCGATCCAGAGGGACAGGTCAAACCAGGGGCTGCGGCCATCACTGCGCGGCATTTTTCATCCATCCTGCAAGGCTCAAGCTTTCAAGCTGCCACGGCAGCGGCTATAGCGGTGAGCCATGGCGCTGTCGAAAGCGCGCCCAATCATCACCGTCGGACGGCTTTTTCATGACAGATTCGCTCAACCTCAGCCCCCTCGACGAGCTTCGCGACCTGGTCCGCAACCTGCCCGGACCGGACCAGGCAGCGGCTGAGGCGGCACGCGCCCGGCAGAAGGCGCTCACAAAGCCGCCCGGCTCGCTCGGCCGGCTGGAGGACCTCGCCGCCTGGCTTGCGGCCTGGCAAGGTCAGCACCCGCCTTCCATACGCCAGGCGATGGTCGTGGTCTATGCCGGCAATCACGGCGTTGTGGCGCAAGGGGTTGCGCCTTATCCACAGTCGGTGACCGCTCAGATGGTCAGCAATTTCCGGAACGGCGGCGCCGCCATCAATCAGATCTGCGAGAGCCTGGGCCTCGGCCTGCAGGTGTTCGAGCTCGGGCTGGAGGTGCCGACCGGCGATATCACCGAAACAGCGGCCATGAGCGAGCAGGAATGCGCGGCGACCCTCGTCTATGGCTTCGAGGCAGTGGCGGCCCAGCTCGACCTGCTGTGCCTCGGCGAGATGGGCATCGGCAACACCACCATTGCCTCGGCCCTGTGCCTGGCCTTGTTCGGCGGCGAGCCCATGGACTGGGTGGGGCCCGGCACCGGGCTCGATCAGGCGGGGATCCGCCGCAAGGCCGAGGTGGTCGGCCGGGCGGTTGCGCTGCACGCGGAGGCGTCAGGCGATCCCTTGGCCATATTGACGCGCCTGGGCGGGCGCGAATTCGCGGCCATATGCGGTGCGATCATCGGCGCGCGCATGCGGCAGGTGCCGGTGGTGCTCGATGGTTTCGTGTGCTGTGCCGCCGCCGCAGTGCTGCATGCCATCGCGCCGGATGCGCTTGACCATTGCGTTGCCGGGCACCGCTCCGCCGAGCCTGCCCACGGACGGCTGCTGGAGCGCCTGGGCAAGCAGCCGCTGCTCGATCTCGACATGCGGCTGGGCGAGGCTACGGGTGCGGCGCTTGCGGCGGGCGTGCTGAAATCCGCCGCGCAGATCCATCGCGGCATGGCCACTTTCGCGGAAGCCGGGGTGAGCGGGCCGAAGCCGTAGAGCGTTCCGCTTTTCCGAACCGCGAAACCGTGTCTCAAGTTCTTGCTTGGTCGCATTTTCTTTATGCGAACCGGTATCCACTTCGCTCGAAATGCTCTGGGGCTGCTCATTGGGTCACGGCCATCAGCAGCCGCTGGCCTGTGGTCGGCGGCACCAGCGGCCGGCGTTCGACCGGCGTCGGATCGACCGTC
This window of the Rhodoligotrophos defluvii genome carries:
- the cobT gene encoding nicotinate-nucleotide--dimethylbenzimidazole phosphoribosyltransferase: MTDSLNLSPLDELRDLVRNLPGPDQAAAEAARARQKALTKPPGSLGRLEDLAAWLAAWQGQHPPSIRQAMVVVYAGNHGVVAQGVAPYPQSVTAQMVSNFRNGGAAINQICESLGLGLQVFELGLEVPTGDITETAAMSEQECAATLVYGFEAVAAQLDLLCLGEMGIGNTTIASALCLALFGGEPMDWVGPGTGLDQAGIRRKAEVVGRAVALHAEASGDPLAILTRLGGREFAAICGAIIGARMRQVPVVLDGFVCCAAAAVLHAIAPDALDHCVAGHRSAEPAHGRLLERLGKQPLLDLDMRLGEATGAALAAGVLKSAAQIHRGMATFAEAGVSGPKP